Proteins from one Candidatus Sulfotelmatobacter sp. genomic window:
- a CDS encoding PDZ domain-containing protein: protein MTSTGYVRTPTITDDRIVFACEDDLWIVGTEGGIARRLTTMRGECSLPRLSPQGTQLAFVGRDEGHPELYLMDAEGGVPRRLTFLGSEVVHASGWSADGRFVYFTADSGSAFARETLAFRIDVEGGEPVELGIGHAMTVAVAPSGATLLGRNAVDPARWKRYRGGTAGHLWVDARGDGEYHRICKELDGNLVWPQWLGERVVFLSDHEGIGNLYSALPDGSDVQRLTDEREHYARFPATDGTRVVYACGGELVLVDPRDRSVRRVPVQMPSTAPQTARRFVDAGELLESWCPAHDGTQVALVSRGRAFTMPLWEEAVTEHGPDDGARRRLACWLHDDARLAYVDDVAGYERVAIVGREQDAPPAYVTTDDHGVLHELATSPAGNRIAFATNRLELWIADVGAPPRKVDTSIGERIEGLAFSPDGEWLAYVWSPKAHTTIVRLVECESGRIVDATIPLREDRSPAWDPAGKYLYFLSTRDFHPVYDALQFELSFPEASRPYLLTLQSTLPNPFVPKPAPLHKADDDGDDDDKDDDKKRPQPIVVQADGLPLRMVAFPVEEGDYAQIAGAKGRAVFTRYPVHGIRPGERDREGEGGELLAYDFEEQRSATLALEVDEFVLGADGRTLIYQSEGKLRAIDAAGELPEDGDVDDKPPAEPGRRSGWLDLSRISVRVEPPAEWRQMLREAWRLQRENFWDPQMSGVDWPAVLTRYEALLPKVRTRSELSDVIWEMQGELGTSHAYETGGDRPQPPPYRRGFLGADIAWDDAVQAYRIARILRGDPWNREADSPLAETGVDVREGDLLIAIGGRPLSPSVGPGALLVNQAGRDVVLTIVRGLGSTPRRVLVRTLRDERMLRYRAWVEANRATVHARTNGRVGYVHIPDMGPWGFAEFHRGYLSEFDQDGLVVDVRFNRGGHVSALLLEKLARKRVGYDVARWSPPFPYPEESVAGPIVAVTNQFAGSDGDIFSHCFKLYGLGPLVGMRTWGGVIGIHPRHRLVDGTETTQPEFSFWFTDAGWGVENYGTDPTNEVDVAPQDTLRGEDPQLATAIALINDALASAPARPVFPPFPNRAGRR from the coding sequence ACCCCGACGATCACCGACGACCGGATCGTCTTCGCGTGCGAGGACGATCTGTGGATCGTCGGCACCGAGGGAGGGATCGCTCGCCGGCTGACCACCATGCGAGGCGAGTGCTCGCTTCCCCGGCTCTCGCCGCAGGGCACGCAGCTGGCGTTCGTCGGCCGCGACGAGGGCCACCCCGAGCTGTACCTGATGGACGCCGAGGGCGGCGTCCCGCGCCGGCTGACGTTCCTGGGCAGCGAGGTCGTCCACGCCTCGGGCTGGTCGGCCGACGGCCGCTTCGTCTACTTCACGGCCGACAGCGGCTCCGCGTTCGCCCGCGAGACGCTGGCCTTCCGAATCGACGTCGAGGGCGGCGAGCCGGTCGAGCTGGGGATCGGCCACGCGATGACGGTCGCCGTCGCCCCGTCGGGCGCGACGTTGTTGGGCCGCAACGCCGTCGACCCGGCGCGCTGGAAGCGCTATCGCGGCGGCACCGCCGGCCATCTGTGGGTCGACGCGCGCGGCGACGGCGAGTATCACCGCATCTGCAAGGAGCTCGACGGCAACCTGGTCTGGCCGCAATGGCTGGGCGAGCGGGTCGTGTTCCTGTCCGACCACGAGGGGATCGGCAACCTCTACAGCGCGCTGCCCGACGGCAGCGACGTGCAGCGGCTGACCGACGAGCGCGAGCACTACGCCCGTTTTCCCGCCACGGACGGCACGCGCGTCGTCTACGCCTGCGGCGGCGAGCTGGTGCTGGTCGATCCGCGCGACCGCAGCGTGCGCCGCGTCCCGGTGCAGATGCCGTCGACGGCGCCGCAGACCGCGCGCCGCTTCGTCGACGCCGGCGAGCTGCTCGAGAGCTGGTGTCCCGCGCACGACGGCACGCAGGTCGCGCTGGTCAGCCGCGGGCGCGCCTTCACGATGCCGTTGTGGGAGGAAGCCGTCACCGAGCACGGCCCCGACGACGGGGCGCGCCGGCGGCTGGCGTGCTGGCTGCACGACGACGCGCGGCTGGCCTACGTCGACGACGTCGCCGGCTACGAACGCGTCGCGATCGTCGGCCGCGAGCAAGACGCGCCGCCCGCGTACGTGACGACCGACGATCACGGCGTGCTGCACGAGCTGGCGACCTCGCCGGCCGGCAACCGCATCGCGTTCGCGACCAATCGGCTCGAGCTGTGGATCGCCGACGTCGGCGCGCCGCCGCGCAAGGTCGACACCAGCATCGGCGAGCGCATCGAAGGGCTGGCGTTCTCGCCCGACGGCGAGTGGCTCGCCTACGTCTGGTCGCCGAAGGCGCACACCACGATCGTGCGGCTCGTCGAGTGCGAGAGCGGCCGCATCGTCGACGCGACGATCCCCCTGCGCGAGGACCGTTCGCCGGCCTGGGACCCGGCCGGCAAGTATCTGTACTTCCTCTCGACGCGCGACTTTCACCCGGTCTACGACGCGCTGCAGTTCGAGCTGAGCTTTCCCGAAGCGTCGCGCCCGTATCTGCTCACGCTGCAGTCGACGCTGCCGAATCCGTTCGTGCCCAAGCCGGCACCGCTGCACAAGGCCGATGACGACGGCGACGACGACGACAAGGACGACGACAAGAAGCGCCCGCAGCCGATCGTCGTGCAAGCCGACGGACTGCCGCTGCGCATGGTCGCGTTTCCGGTCGAAGAGGGCGACTACGCGCAGATCGCCGGCGCCAAGGGACGGGCGGTCTTCACCCGCTATCCCGTCCACGGCATCCGGCCGGGCGAGCGCGATCGCGAGGGCGAAGGCGGCGAGCTGCTGGCCTACGATTTCGAGGAGCAGCGCAGCGCGACGCTGGCGCTCGAGGTCGACGAGTTCGTGCTCGGCGCCGACGGCCGCACGCTGATCTATCAGTCCGAAGGCAAACTGCGCGCGATCGACGCGGCCGGCGAGCTGCCCGAGGACGGCGACGTCGACGACAAGCCGCCGGCCGAACCCGGCCGTCGCAGCGGCTGGCTCGATCTCTCGCGCATCAGCGTGCGCGTCGAGCCGCCGGCCGAGTGGCGGCAGATGCTGCGCGAAGCGTGGCGCTTGCAGCGCGAGAACTTCTGGGACCCGCAGATGTCGGGCGTCGATTGGCCGGCGGTGCTCACCCGCTACGAAGCGCTGCTGCCCAAGGTGCGCACGCGCAGCGAGCTCTCCGACGTCATCTGGGAGATGCAGGGCGAGCTGGGCACCTCGCACGCCTACGAGACCGGCGGCGACCGGCCGCAGCCCCCGCCGTACCGGCGCGGCTTCCTCGGCGCCGATATCGCGTGGGACGACGCCGTGCAGGCCTATCGCATCGCGCGCATCCTGCGCGGCGATCCGTGGAATCGCGAGGCCGACTCGCCGTTGGCCGAGACCGGCGTCGACGTGCGCGAAGGCGACCTGCTGATCGCGATCGGCGGCCGCCCGCTCTCGCCCAGCGTGGGACCGGGCGCGCTGCTCGTCAACCAAGCCGGCCGCGACGTGGTTCTGACCATCGTGCGCGGACTCGGAAGCACCCCGCGCCGCGTGCTGGTGCGCACGCTGCGCGACGAACGGATGCTGCGTTACCGGGCCTGGGTCGAGGCGAACCGGGCGACGGTCCACGCGCGCACCAACGGGCGCGTCGGCTACGTCCACATCCCCGACATGGGCCCGTGGGGCTTCGCCGAGTTCCACCGCGGCTATTTGAGCGAGTTCGACCAGGACGGGCTGGTCGTCGACGTGCGCTTCAATCGCGGTGGCCACGTCTCGGCGCTGCTGCTCGAGAAGCTGGCCCGCAAGCGCGTCGGCTACGACGTCGCGCGCTGGTCGCCGCCGTTCCCGTATCCGGAAGAGTCCGTCGCCGGCCCCATCGTCGCGGTCACCAACCAGTTCGCGGGCAGCGACGGCGACATCTTCAGCCACTGCTTCAAGCTCTACGGCTTGGGACCGCTGGTCGGGATGCGCACCTGGGGCGGCGTCATCGGCATCCATCCGCGCCACCGGCTGGTCGACGGCACCGAGACGACGCAGCCGGAGTTCTCGTTCTGGTTCACCGACGCCGGCTGGGGCGTCGAGAACTACGGTACCGATCCGACCAACGAAGTCGACGTCGCGCCGCAGGACACGCTGCGCGGCGAGGACCCGCAGCTGGCGACGGCGATCGCGCTGATCAACGACGCGCTCGCGAGCGCGCCGGCGCGACCGGTCTTTCCGCCGTTCCCGAATCGCGCCGGCCGCCGGTGA